TATGGAAAGCTTGACCCCAGGACAGCAAGTTATTAAAGTCGTTCATGAAGAGCTTACTGCATTAATGGGCGGCGAACAAAGTAAGATTGCTGTTAGCAACCGTCCACCGACAGTAATTATGATGGTTGGTTTGCAAGGTGCTGGTAAGACGACTACGACTGGAAAACTTGCAAATTTGCTTCGGAAAAAACACAATCGTAAACCACTGTTAGTTGCAGCGGATATCTATCGTCCTGCAGCAATTAAGCAGCTTGAAACACTAGGTAAGCAATTGAGCATGCCAGTGTTCTCATTAGGTGATCAAGTCAGTCCTGTTGAAATTGCCAAACAAGCAGTTGCAAAGGCAAAAGAAGATCACCATGACTACGTTATCATTGATACTGCTGGTCGCTTACATGTCGATGAGAAGCTGATGAATGAACTTCAAGAAGTAAAAGAAGTGACGTCACCAGATGAAATTTTTCTCGTTGTCGATGCGATGACAGGTCAAGATGCTGTCAATGTAGCTGAGAGCTTTAATGAACAACTTGATCTAACGGGAGTTGTGTTAACAAAGCTTGATGGTGATACTCGTGGTGGTGCGGCACTGTCCGTTAAGTCTGTAACAGGTACACCGATTAAGTTTGCTGGTATGGGTGAAAAGCTTGATCAGCTTGAGGATTTCCATCCTGAGCGAATGGCGTCTCGTATCCTCGGTATGGGCGATGTGATGACGTTAATTGAGAAAGCACAAGCAACTGTTGATGAGGATAAGGCTAAGGAACTTGAACAAAAAATGCGTTCAATGAGCTTTACTTTTGATGATTTTCTTGAACAGCTTGGACAAGTTCGGAATATGGGACCTTTAGACGAATTGATCAATATGATCCCAGGTGCTAGCAAAATGAAAGGGTTGCAAAATGCTCAAATTGATGAGAAGCAGCTCGGTCATGTCGAAGCTATTATTCAGTCGATGACAAAGGAAGAGAAACAACACCCTGAAGTCATCAATTCTAGTCGTAGAAAACGTATTGCAAAAGGTTCTGGTACATCTGTACAAGAAGTTAATCGTCTGTTAAAACAGTTTGAAGATATGAAAAAAATGATGAAACAGATGACGAACATGCAAAAAGGCAAAAAGAAAAAAGGCGGCTTAAAATTCCCGTTTATGTAAAGAAAAGCGGAGAAAGCTTGCAAATATCACTTTTTTTAAAGGTGTTAAATAATTTTACTTTACAAACACTCTAGGTATCTGATAATATCTAGACTTGTGTGAAAATTACTCGGAGGTGCTTTAATAATGGCAGTAAAAATTCGTTTAAAACGCATGGGTGCTAAAAAATCCCCATTCTATCGTTTAGTAGTAGCAGATTCTCGTTCACCACGTGATGGACGTTTCATCGAGGAAATTGGAACTTATAATCCAGTTGCAAAACCAGCAGAAGTAAAAATTGATGAAGAAGCAGCACTTAAATGGCTTCAAAATGGTGCAAAACCTTCTGATACGGTTCGTAACCTATTATCAGAAGAAGGCATCATGGAGAAGTTCCACAACGCTAAATTAAGTAAGTAATGTTGTGTGATAGTGATGGAAGAACTGATTAAAACAATCGTTCAATCACTCGTTGATTTTCCTGATGAGGTTCAAGTGAACGAAGAGATTAGAAGTAAAGAAATTACTTATAATCTCTCTGTTCATAAAGATGACATGGGGAAGGTTATTGGTAAACAAGGACGAGTTGCAAAAGCGATTCGAACTGTCGTTTACGCAGCAGCATCAGCTGAACAAAAGCGTGTATATCTTGAAATCGTTGACCGTTAAGCAATGCATTCTTTAATAAGAACGTTTGCTTATAATGGTTATTAAGGGAAAAGGGTGAGGGGAAACCTCTCCCTTTTTTCACATTTAAAGGCAAGTAAATATAGTGATTAAAAGTATCTAATGATTATTTTTAGGTTACATATGATTTTGCCAAACTATTACGAGGCATTGTGAATACGAAAAGTGCTCGACTTTTTCAATGGTATGTATTGTTTACTCTTTGCTTTTCATTAATAAAATACTATGTTCTTTCGCAAGCTAGCGAGTAACGAGGTGTGAGATGAAAATTATTAAATCTGTTTCTGTCAACTATGTGTTAACTGAAAACATGAAATCTGAACTACTTCGTAAGTATCAAACTCAATCTGCTATTCATGAAAGAGCGTGTGAACAGCTTCTTTTTGAGGAAAAAAAGCTAGCAAGAAAATACAAAAATCAAAAAAATACAGTTGTTGAAAAAATCTCCGAAGAATTAAAGGAGAGGAAAGCTTCGATTAATAATATCATCTTTAAACGTGAGCAATTAAACAAGCTTGAAATTGGAAGCGAGATACAAGTTAAAGATGTTGATTCAATTGTTGAAGTGAATGAAGGTGACAACTGGGATGAATTAATGCATAACGAAACCATCGTTATCAAAGATGGGATCGTTCAAGAGATACGTTGTACAGGAGGTGTAAACGAATGAGCGAATGGTTAAAGGTAGGTAAGATTGTCAATACGCACGGTGTTCGTGGAGAAGTACGTGTTATTTCGTCAACCGATTTTGCGGATGAGCGATATGTACCAGGTAATGTACTGTATTTAGAGCATCCTAACCAAAGTGATATGTTGCCCTTAACAATTACTTCCCATCGTCAACATAAATCATTTGATCTATTAAAGTTTGATGGCTATCCGAATTTAAACGATGTTGAGCCATTTAAAAATGGGATACTGAAAGTTTCTAAAAATGAACGCGTTGAACTTGAAGAAGATGAATTTTATTATCACGACATAATAAACTGTGAAGTCATCACTGAAGATGGTGAAAAATTAGGTGTTATTAAAGAAATTCTTTCACCAGGTGCAAATGATGTGTGGGTTGTGAAAAGGAAA
This sequence is a window from Bacillus solimangrovi. Protein-coding genes within it:
- the ffh gene encoding signal recognition particle protein — protein: MAFEGLADRLQNTIQKIRGKGKVTEEDVKLMMREVRLALLEADVNFKVVKDFIKRVKERAVGQEVMESLTPGQQVIKVVHEELTALMGGEQSKIAVSNRPPTVIMMVGLQGAGKTTTTGKLANLLRKKHNRKPLLVAADIYRPAAIKQLETLGKQLSMPVFSLGDQVSPVEIAKQAVAKAKEDHHDYVIIDTAGRLHVDEKLMNELQEVKEVTSPDEIFLVVDAMTGQDAVNVAESFNEQLDLTGVVLTKLDGDTRGGAALSVKSVTGTPIKFAGMGEKLDQLEDFHPERMASRILGMGDVMTLIEKAQATVDEDKAKELEQKMRSMSFTFDDFLEQLGQVRNMGPLDELINMIPGASKMKGLQNAQIDEKQLGHVEAIIQSMTKEEKQHPEVINSSRRKRIAKGSGTSVQEVNRLLKQFEDMKKMMKQMTNMQKGKKKKGGLKFPFM
- the rpsP gene encoding 30S ribosomal protein S16 → MAVKIRLKRMGAKKSPFYRLVVADSRSPRDGRFIEEIGTYNPVAKPAEVKIDEEAALKWLQNGAKPSDTVRNLLSEEGIMEKFHNAKLSK
- a CDS encoding KH domain-containing protein, with protein sequence MEELIKTIVQSLVDFPDEVQVNEEIRSKEITYNLSVHKDDMGKVIGKQGRVAKAIRTVVYAAASAEQKRVYLEIVDR
- a CDS encoding YlqD family protein; translated protein: MKIIKSVSVNYVLTENMKSELLRKYQTQSAIHERACEQLLFEEKKLARKYKNQKNTVVEKISEELKERKASINNIIFKREQLNKLEIGSEIQVKDVDSIVEVNEGDNWDELMHNETIVIKDGIVQEIRCTGGVNE
- the rimM gene encoding ribosome maturation factor RimM (Essential for efficient processing of 16S rRNA), translating into MSEWLKVGKIVNTHGVRGEVRVISSTDFADERYVPGNVLYLEHPNQSDMLPLTITSHRQHKSFDLLKFDGYPNLNDVEPFKNGILKVSKNERVELEEDEFYYHDIINCEVITEDGEKLGVIKEILSPGANDVWVVKRKGKKDLLLPYIEDVIKDVNIHDNIITIHLMEGLE